Proteins encoded within one genomic window of Brenneria nigrifluens DSM 30175 = ATCC 13028:
- the trpB gene encoding tryptophan synthase subunit beta: MMTLLNPYFGEFGGQYVPQILVPALRQLEEAFVGAQQDPGFQAEFTDLLKNYAGRPTALTLCKNLTKGTRTRLYLKREDLLHGGAHKTNQVLGQALLAQRMGKNEIIAETGAGQHGVAAALACALLGLKCRIYMGAKDVERQSPNVFRMRLMGAEVIPVHSGSATLKDACNEALRDWSGSYEKAHYLLGTAAGPHPFPTIVREFQRMIGEEIKSQMLEREGRLPDALLACVGGGSNAIGMFADFIDDSAVRLIGVEPAGLGIETGQHGAPLKHGRVGIYFGMKSPMMQTADGQIEESYSISAGLDFPSVGPQHAYLNSIGRADYVSITDDEALEAFKELSRHEGIIPALESSHALAYALKMIEQEPQKDQILVVNLSGRGDKDIFTVHDILKARGEI; the protein is encoded by the coding sequence ATTATGACGTTACTTAATCCATACTTTGGCGAATTCGGCGGACAGTATGTACCGCAGATCCTTGTCCCGGCCCTACGCCAACTGGAAGAAGCCTTTGTCGGCGCGCAGCAGGATCCCGGCTTTCAGGCCGAATTTACCGACCTGCTGAAAAACTATGCCGGACGCCCCACCGCGCTGACCCTATGTAAAAACCTGACCAAGGGCACGCGCACCAGGCTGTACCTGAAGCGTGAAGACTTGCTGCACGGCGGAGCGCACAAAACCAACCAGGTGCTGGGACAGGCGCTGCTGGCCCAGCGGATGGGGAAAAACGAAATTATCGCCGAGACCGGCGCCGGTCAACACGGCGTCGCCGCCGCGCTGGCCTGCGCCCTGCTGGGATTGAAATGCCGTATCTATATGGGCGCCAAGGACGTTGAACGCCAGTCCCCCAACGTATTCCGTATGCGCCTGATGGGCGCCGAAGTCATCCCGGTTCACAGCGGTTCCGCCACCCTGAAAGACGCCTGCAACGAAGCGCTGCGCGACTGGTCCGGCAGCTATGAGAAGGCGCACTACCTGCTGGGCACGGCGGCGGGTCCGCACCCCTTCCCCACCATCGTGCGCGAATTTCAGCGCATGATCGGCGAAGAAATAAAATCCCAGATGCTGGAAAGAGAAGGTCGCCTGCCCGATGCGCTGCTGGCGTGCGTGGGCGGCGGCTCCAACGCCATCGGTATGTTCGCCGACTTTATCGATGACAGCGCCGTCCGCCTGATCGGCGTCGAACCCGCCGGGCTGGGGATTGAAACCGGACAACACGGCGCGCCGCTCAAGCACGGACGCGTCGGCATCTACTTCGGCATGAAATCGCCGATGATGCAGACCGCGGACGGGCAGATCGAAGAATCCTATTCGATTTCCGCCGGCCTGGACTTCCCGTCCGTCGGCCCGCAGCACGCCTATCTGAACAGCATCGGCCGGGCCGACTATGTGTCGATTACCGATGACGAAGCGCTGGAGGCGTTTAAGGAACTCTCCCGCCATGAAGGCATTATCCCGGCGCTGGAGTCCTCCCACGCGCTGGCCTATGCGCTGAAAATGATCGAGCAGGAACCGCAGAAAGATCAGATTCTGGTGGTCAACCTATCCGGCCGCGGCGATAAAGACATATTTACCGTTCACGATATTTTGAAAGCTCGGGGAGAAATTTAA
- the trpA gene encoding tryptophan synthase subunit alpha, whose translation MERYQHLFKRLAGNKEGAFVPFVTLGDPSPEQSLKIIDTLIAAGADALELGIPFSDPLADGPTIQDATLRAFAAGVTPGHCFEMLAAIRQKYPDIPVGLLMYANLVFSNGIDEFYQRCARVGVDSVLVADVPVEESAPFRAAAQRHGIAPIFICPPNADDDLLREIASYGRGYTYLLSRAGVTGAEKRAQLPLHHLIAKLHEYHAAPPLQGFGISEPSQVRESLTAGAAGAISGSAIVKIIEKNRHQPDEMLAQLHAFVNAMKAATRS comes from the coding sequence ATGGAGCGCTATCAACACCTGTTCAAACGTCTGGCCGGCAATAAAGAAGGCGCATTCGTCCCCTTTGTCACGCTGGGCGATCCGTCGCCCGAGCAGTCGCTGAAAATCATTGATACCCTGATCGCCGCCGGCGCCGACGCGCTGGAACTGGGTATCCCCTTTTCCGACCCGCTGGCCGACGGACCGACGATTCAGGATGCCACGCTGCGCGCCTTCGCCGCCGGCGTCACCCCCGGACACTGTTTTGAAATGCTTGCCGCCATCCGCCAGAAATACCCTGATATCCCAGTCGGCCTGCTGATGTACGCCAATCTGGTGTTCAGCAACGGCATCGACGAGTTTTATCAGCGTTGCGCCCGGGTCGGCGTCGACTCGGTGCTGGTTGCCGACGTGCCGGTTGAAGAGTCCGCCCCGTTCCGCGCCGCCGCCCAGCGTCACGGCATCGCGCCGATTTTTATCTGTCCCCCCAATGCGGATGACGACCTGCTGCGCGAGATTGCCTCCTACGGCCGCGGCTATACCTATTTATTGTCGCGCGCGGGGGTAACCGGCGCGGAAAAACGGGCGCAGCTGCCGCTTCATCACCTGATTGCCAAACTGCATGAATACCATGCCGCGCCGCCGTTGCAAGGGTTCGGCATATCAGAACCCTCGCAGGTGCGGGAATCATTGACCGCCGGCGCCGCCGGTGCGATCTCCGGTTCGGCAATCGTCAAGATTATCGAAAAAAATCGCCATCAGCCCGACGAAATGCTGGCGCAGCTCCACGCTTTCGTCAACGCCATGAAAGCAGCGACGCGTTCATAA
- the ompW gene encoding outer membrane protein OmpW, with translation MKKASFVLLAVALMPALTQAHQAGDIIVRGGTATVRPVEGSDNVLGSLGSFKVDNNTQLGLTFSYLVTDNIGVELLAATPFTHKVGLNGVGNIAEVSHLPPSLVAQYYFGDKADKLRPYLGVGINYTMFYDEKFNQRGKDAGLSDLSLKNSWGVAAQAGLDYNLDKNWLINASLWWMDIDTEVKFKAGGEQQNVSTRLDPWVFMFGVGYRF, from the coding sequence ATGAAAAAGGCGTCTTTTGTATTACTGGCTGTAGCGCTTATGCCGGCCTTGACCCAGGCTCATCAGGCGGGGGATATCATTGTTCGTGGCGGCACGGCAACCGTGCGCCCGGTTGAAGGGTCCGACAATGTGCTGGGCAGCCTGGGTTCGTTCAAGGTTGACAATAATACCCAGTTGGGTCTGACGTTCAGCTATCTGGTGACTGACAACATTGGCGTGGAACTATTGGCGGCGACGCCGTTTACCCACAAGGTCGGGCTGAATGGGGTTGGCAATATTGCCGAAGTAAGCCACCTGCCGCCGTCGCTGGTGGCGCAGTATTACTTTGGCGACAAGGCCGACAAACTGCGGCCTTACCTCGGCGTGGGCATAAACTACACCATGTTTTATGATGAAAAATTCAATCAAAGAGGCAAAGACGCAGGGTTGAGCGATCTGAGTCTGAAAAACTCCTGGGGGGTGGCGGCGCAGGCCGGTCTGGATTACAACCTGGATAAAAACTGGCTGATCAACGCCTCGCTGTGGTGGATGGATATTGACACCGAGGTGAAGTTTAAAGCCGGTGGGGAACAGCAAAACGTCAGCACCCGTTTGGATCCCTGGGTATTTATGTTTGGCGTCGGCTACCGTTTCTGA